In one window of Microbacterium sp. PM5 DNA:
- a CDS encoding YbjQ family protein, with the protein MFAVTTNDVPGYRITKVLGEVMGLTVRSANFGQNFTAGFRSLAGGEMPEYTKVIYESRFEVMQRMWAEAQQRGGNAVVAMRFDSGSIGNFTEFCAYGTAVVVEPIDPPQA; encoded by the coding sequence ATGTTCGCCGTCACCACCAATGACGTCCCCGGTTACCGCATCACGAAAGTGCTCGGCGAGGTGATGGGACTGACCGTTCGTTCGGCGAACTTCGGCCAGAACTTCACCGCCGGCTTCCGCTCGCTCGCCGGCGGCGAGATGCCCGAATACACGAAGGTGATCTACGAGTCGCGCTTCGAGGTGATGCAGCGAATGTGGGCGGAGGCGCAGCAGCGCGGGGGGAATGCGGTCGTCGCCATGCGGTTCGACTCCGGCTCGATCGGAAACTTCACCGAGTTCTGCGCGTACGGAACCGCTGTGGTCGTCGAGCCGATCGACCCGCCGCAGGCCTGA